A genomic segment from Thiohalorhabdus sp. Cl-TMA encodes:
- a CDS encoding CinA family protein, producing the protein MDPDLRAPERHLGRRLQRKGKMIATAESCTGGGVAERLTAVPGSSAYVDRGWVTYTNAAKREQLGVGEDLLAAHGAVSDPVARAMATGALAGSRAQLAVSVTGIAGPSGGSPEKPVGTVWIGVAAGDGEAEARHQVLSGPRGAVRWRTVNAAIAFALDRVEA; encoded by the coding sequence CTGGACCCGGACCTGCGGGCACCGGAGCGCCACCTGGGGCGGCGCCTGCAGAGGAAGGGGAAGATGATCGCCACCGCCGAATCCTGCACCGGCGGGGGCGTGGCCGAACGGCTGACCGCCGTGCCCGGGAGCTCCGCGTACGTGGACCGCGGCTGGGTTACCTATACCAACGCCGCCAAGCGGGAGCAGCTCGGCGTTGGTGAAGACCTGCTCGCTGCCCACGGCGCGGTGAGCGACCCCGTGGCGCGGGCCATGGCGACGGGCGCGCTGGCGGGCTCGCGGGCCCAGCTCGCGGTATCCGTGACCGGGATCGCCGGCCCCTCCGGGGGCTCGCCCGAGAAGCCCGTGGGCACGGTCTGGATCGGGGTGGCCGCCGGCGATGGCGAGGCGGAGGCCCGTCATCAGGTGCTGTCCGGGCCGAGAGGGGCGGTGCGCTGGCGAACCGTGAACGCCGCCATCGCCTTCGCCCTGGATCGCGTGGAGGCATAG
- the recA gene encoding recombinase RecA encodes MDSEKQKALDSAIKNIDRQFGKGSVMRLGDQEAFDVPVTSSGSLNLDIAMGVGGYPRGRVVEIYGPESSGKTTLTLHALAEAQKAGGVAAFIDAEHALDPSYARKLGVNVDELLVSQPDTGEQALEIADMLVRSGAVHAVVIDSVAALVPKAEIEGEMGDSHVGLQARLLSQALRKLTGSINNSKTTVFFINQIRMKIGVMFGSPETTTGGNALKFYSAVRLDIRRTGAIKQGEEVLGNHTRVKVIKNKVAPPFREAEFDILYGEGVSRESEIIDLGVEHGLIEKSGAWYSYNGERIGQGKQNVRQFLKDNPEMASELEGKIREAAGLTGSGAESGAEASGSGDTGAKSAGSKKAGKASDEGETGGKAEQEQA; translated from the coding sequence ATGGATTCGGAGAAGCAGAAAGCGCTCGATTCGGCGATCAAGAATATCGACCGGCAGTTCGGCAAGGGCTCGGTCATGCGCCTGGGCGACCAGGAGGCTTTCGACGTCCCGGTGACCTCCTCGGGCTCCCTGAACCTGGATATCGCCATGGGCGTGGGTGGCTATCCCCGGGGCCGTGTGGTGGAGATCTACGGTCCGGAGTCCTCCGGCAAGACCACGCTGACCCTGCATGCCTTGGCCGAGGCCCAGAAGGCCGGCGGCGTGGCGGCGTTCATCGACGCCGAGCATGCCCTGGACCCCAGCTACGCCCGCAAGCTGGGCGTGAACGTGGACGAGCTGCTGGTCTCGCAGCCCGATACCGGCGAGCAGGCCCTGGAGATCGCCGACATGCTGGTGCGCTCCGGCGCCGTGCACGCGGTGGTGATCGACTCGGTGGCGGCGCTGGTGCCCAAGGCCGAGATCGAGGGCGAGATGGGCGATTCCCACGTGGGCCTGCAGGCACGCCTGCTCTCCCAGGCCCTGCGCAAGCTCACCGGGTCCATCAACAACTCCAAGACCACGGTGTTCTTCATCAACCAGATCCGCATGAAGATCGGCGTGATGTTCGGCAGCCCGGAGACCACCACCGGCGGCAACGCCCTCAAGTTCTACTCTGCCGTGCGCCTGGACATCCGCCGCACCGGGGCCATCAAGCAGGGCGAAGAGGTCCTGGGGAACCATACCCGGGTCAAGGTGATCAAGAACAAGGTGGCCCCGCCGTTCCGCGAGGCCGAGTTCGACATCCTCTACGGCGAGGGCGTCTCCCGGGAGAGCGAGATCATCGACCTGGGCGTGGAGCACGGCCTGATCGAGAAGTCCGGAGCCTGGTACTCCTACAACGGCGAGCGCATCGGCCAGGGCAAGCAGAACGTCCGGCAATTCCTCAAGGACAACCCGGAGATGGCGTCGGAGCTGGAAGGCAAGATCCGCGAGGCGGCCGGACTCACCGGCTCGGGCGCGGAATCCGGCGCCGAGGCTTCCGGCTCGGGCGATACCGGGGCCAAGTCCGCCGGGTCCAAGAAGGCCGGGAAAG